The genomic stretch TGGAGTACGGCGTCTCCCCAGCCGAGTCGCCTTGAGTTACCTCGACCCAGTCTCCAGAGAATCGATCAGGAAGGTCACCGGCCAGGCACCACTGGGGCATAGATAGCAAGAGCGCAAACGCAAAGCGTTTCATGGCGAAGCTCGCAGACAGTCGTCGACACGGTTATGCCAGCCTTTCAAGAACTTCACCTTCGCATTAGGAATGCCCTTACTATCCACAGTGAGCGAGGTGTAGTACGCCTTTCTTGAAACACCTAT from Lysobacter auxotrophicus encodes the following:
- a CDS encoding putative peptidoglycan-binding domain-containing protein, translated to MGRITIDAINSIADQEHLVQRIGVSRKAYYTSLTVDSKGIPNAKVKFLKGWHNRVDDCLRASP